The following DNA comes from Hippoglossus hippoglossus isolate fHipHip1 chromosome 12, fHipHip1.pri, whole genome shotgun sequence.
AAACTTATATTTAGACCAAGACATTTACTTCATGCTGCTGCATTTTATCTCTATATTTCTGATTAGTCACCGACTGCAATTTATTAACCCAGATCAACCTGCTTTATAGTGCATACCAAAAACAAGGGTTCAGAGGGTGTGAACAGATGACAAATTAACCTCCCTACATGTTGCAAATGCTCCAGATGAAACACTGGAAGACTCGTTTTCTATTTCAAGATTAGGCTGAGCATGAAGACCAGACTCAGACACACTCGCTTAGAATGGGATCGACCGGGCAGCGCTGAGTTGTGGTGAAAGGCTGGAGAGAATTCATCAAGATATTACAATAATGGATAGTGTGACGGAGGATTTTGCGCGGTCAGATGTTGACGGCGAGATGACGGCGCTGACGCCTGAAGATATTACTGAGGAAAACCTCGACGCCAGCGATGAAGTGGAGAACCTTCGGAACAGGTGCAGATCAGGAGCTGTGGTTCTTTTCTGTGGTTTCACttaattgttttttcatctGGTTGTTaagtgaaatcatttttttcatttacaacaAATCCCAAGTATAGCTCAGAGGACACGGTTTATTTCACAGTACTAACTTGAATGAATTCCCCtatgaaatgatcaaataattAAGGAAATTGCatcagtgtgactgtgtgtgtgtctgtgggtgttaGGGTGCATGTTTGTACATTCAGCAGCTAGATTATTAGTAACACGTACAGTAAAATGCAATCCAATACAGTCAGTAAATCATGAGGGTTATTGTGCATTGTTTTTGTAACAGTGTCAAAGAGACGTAGATTGAACTTTGATCATTTTGAAAGATGAATTGTGTTATACTGATGGAGGCAGGATTTAATGCAAATCTAAATCTGTCAAAGTTCCTATTTATTCCTGTATGGTTGCATTGGTCTTAGCTAGCTGTAGCTAAACtggtgactgtgtgtttgtttgagaggCTGTACATCTGACAAAAGAATAGAGTTTGGAGAAAAACCCATTCAAATCAACATAAATAATTGACTACATACAGGTAATAGAAGTAAAAAATGACATATGTCTCAAACAAGGACAGCACAAATATAATTTCAGATTCATCAAAACAATTGTTTCCTGTCAATATTTTCAAGTCAAGTAAATGAAAAGCTTAAGAAATGATTTGAGACGTTTGAAAGTGTTTTCCGATGTCACTCCTCTTTGAACGACTTGCCACAAATGACTGAGTTGTAAAGTAGagtgtaaatggtaaatggttttgtatttatatagcgcttttctagtcttgatgaccactcaaagctctttacagtacagtttcacattcacccattcacacacacattcatacagtgcatctattagcagcactttgttgttctatgaggggcaattcggggttcagcatcttgcccaaggacacttcggcatgcagatggggaagactggggatcggACTGCCGaacttcaggttggaggacgaccgctctacccctcagccacagccgcccttcagccacagctgccctgttactgtaaacaaacaccCCCAACCCCCTCTCATGTTTttgagaggggggtgggggagagAAAATATGCtgaagaggtaaaaaaaaaagaataaacaaaagggagtaaaatataataaagagCCTAACAAGTTTCTAAATCTAAGTTGAAATAATTATGTCATCCAGCCATTGGGAGAACTACTTGTAGAAACACTTGTTGTTAAGAGGCAGGTACGAGTGGTTTGCTGCATTTACCAATTTTCTCTGCGGAATGAACAAAATTCACGAGAGGTCCAGACCTGCTGTTCGGATCTTTGACTCATGAGTGATACTCAATAAATCTGAATGAGTTACAGTTTAAAAATGATGCCAAACTCCcctaaaatataatataataaaagctGGCTGAAGGTCTTTTTGCAGGTTGTTAGGACTCTGTAACAACACCTGCTTTATAATATTTTGCCGTCCATCTCAGTCACTGTCCCGTCTCATTAACTGTCAGAGACTGCTTTGCTTTAGCAATACGATTGGTGTATTATCTAACTTCACATTACACCAGTCCTGCTTATTGATGTCATAGCATTGCTCGATGGTGTGGTGTCACTGGCAGCTCAGAGCTCATCAGTATTTTCAAACAGTATCAGGTCCCTTCATAACATCATCATCTTCTCATTACGGCAGCAGAACTTGAAACTCACGTGGTGAAATTCCGTCAACACATGATGAAACTGACAGGCATCGTTTATACATGGGAGCCAATATCTGGCCTTACCTGTGTATAGATATATTTTGAGTGGTTTCATCTCACTGccacattgtttgtgtttgtgtgtgttcagtttacGTGAGGTTGTCCACGATGACAACGTCCAGCCTAAGATGCAGTGCCTGATGATGGACTCCTCCTTCTCCATGGTAACCATGCAAGGAGAGGACAGCGGGATCGCATGGGAGACGACCCCTAGTCGCTGTAGCACACCGTGGGCATCCGAAGCTGGAGCATCAACTCTGGATCTCAGCTCTCCGGTTGCAGTACGGCATGCACAGCCTGGGTCTGTTCCGGCAGGGAAGATAATCTTCATCATGGATGAGGAGCTGATTTCCAGACAGAAGAAAACTAAAGAGAGGGCAAGCGGTCAGAGGAGACAACGAGAAGTCTTGGCAGAAAGTTCTGAGAACATCTCTGGAAGGCCAGAATTAGTGGGAGTCTCCAAGCCAAACGTGAAAACcaaaggagaaggagctgaagaagaatcAACTGAGCCACAGGAAGATAAAGAACAATGGCTATTCAGCTTAGTGTCTGAAGGCTCCGAAATCCTTAACATTGTTGTTCCACCTAAACATGATActgtggatgaagaggagagcaAAGAAATGGTGGACAACTTGTCTTATCTGGAGGAGAGCCCTGTTCCTAAAGCAATCAAGGAGACCAATGATAATGAAATAATGTTCTTAACAGACACTCCTACAGTGTCACTTGAACAGACGCAGCATTCATTTCCCATAGGTCCACATGTAATGGATCCACCAGGGGCTCCAGTGGCCAGTCCTCCAGGCCGAGGAGCTTCAGGACATGTGGACTACTTTGAGGCGTTCAACCTGATTGATGCCCAGGCTCCAGGAAGTCCTGCTGTGGTGGCAGAGAGACAAGTGGATCCCGAGGTCGAGGGTACCGCCAACAGCCAGGATTCTGTTAAACTAGTGCAGTCTAAAAACACCACCACAGCAAAGCCTGTGAATCTCGACAGGTCCGACACAGTCAGTCTAGGGGAAATCAACATCGAGCTTCTAGATGAGGTCTTCTACGGTGGTACAGATGAATATCTCAATAAAAGTCtagagagagaggtcagaggtggaGATGCCAAAGGTACGCCCTTGAGACTCCCGTCAAAACCAAGTGGTTCGACTTTATTTGGAAGCCAAGAAGACATCCTGACACCGATCTTTCTCCCTGAAGGACCTCCCAAAATTATTGACCCCATTTTGCTAGAGGAGCCCAAAGCCATGGCCTTCCTTTATACCGACCTGTATGAGGAAGCAATCGGCAGTCGACAAAAAGAAGAGGATACAGAAAGTGTGACCTCGGAGAAGTCCTTCCACAGTAGGCATTCAGACAGGGAGGCCAGGGGATATTTAGAGAAATATGCCCTGATAGATGAGACTCCTGCGGTGGAGGTGGATGCAACCGATAAAGAAAAAGGCCCAGAAGAAGGTCCTCGGACATTGTGTCAAGATTTGTATGATTTTGATTTTCCGTCCGAGCCTGAAAAAGGTGAGGTGCCAAACTCAGAGGAAGAAATAACTGACTTCTTCAGGTCTAGTGCCAACTCTTCTCCATGTGATATGGAGCGCCTCTCTCGATCAGTAGAGGAGGACGACACGCAATCAGCACCAAAGACTAAAGCTAAGACAAATAAACATGTCACCATAACAGTAGGAAAAGTCACTGAAATCCCAGTAGACCCACTTAGCATCTCCAGCTTTGAGTTTCCTGCGGAGGAACCAGACTGGGGAACTACAGATGATCATCCTACAACCCTGGATGAGAAGGATATCAGCGGCAATTCAGATCAGCAACTGTGGAAACAAGATTTGGAAGTGCATAAACCAGTTGCCCCTCCCAGGAAAAAGGCAACAACCTCTCCTAAGGCAAGTCTGGACCTGACACCTCTGACTCCAGTTGATGCCATTAtacaggaaaaagaagaggcTGGTGGaaaggagcagagggaggaagagaaagagacagcaTCACCTGAGGAGACTGCTGACGAAGGAgacggagatggagaggagaccATGCTGTCCTCTTTTGAAGTTTCTATGTCTGAATATGCACTGGGgtcagaggaaactgaaagtGTAAGAGAAAGCAATGAAATAACAGACACGAAACCAGCGGCAGCCGAGGAGGAAGACACCAAAATAGTAGAAGAGGAACAAACTGAATCAGAAGAGATAAATATTAAATCACCCGATTCGGCTATAACAGAAGTTAATCCTGAAAAACAAGGAGATAGTTCAGCTGCTTTATCAACTGAGCCAGCTAAAGACAAAGGACATTGTATAATACTTTAGAGAAGCGACAGTATTTTTCAATCATATTAATGTCAAGTGCCTTGCCCTGCATTGAACTGAGTCTTAAAACTTCCAATATgattgtttaaatgtttcaggGTTAGGGCTAGTTTTTATAATTTGCACCCTGTTGTTAATCTAATGCATGAATTCAATTGTTATTATCACTTATTTCGAGATTAATTGAATAGTCGCTCCACATGAAAAATAATCTGCAACTACTTTGATAATCAAATAATTGTTAAAGTGATTTTTCAAGCACAAATAGTGAAAAAGtgtcaaatatttgcatttcaGCCTCTCAAAAGGGAAGGTTGgcctttttttttgccatttatcattgtaaactgaatatttttgatGTCACCCTCAGCTTAGTGAAACTTTAAACCGTTTTTTTATATTCCATAAACTATATTATTGATTACAAAGTGGcagatgaatgaaaaatgaaaatagttgTTAGTTGCAGTCCTACATTGATCAAATATATTCATCAGTCTCTCCAGTGTTGCAGGGTGGTAATAATGCATGAATCATGGAGTGTTTGAAGGGAGAGATATGGGTTATGAGTGTGAATAAACAGGGGTAGAGTGCATGTGTTTGCGCGAGGTTAGGGTGGATCTTCAGCTATAAATAAGCCTCTCCCGCTTTTAACCTGACACCTCGTCTCAACCAGGAGTCTGTGTGCCGTGTATCTACTTGTAAACAGTCAAAAAGGTGTGGAATACATGCAGACGTGCCTAGTGACACTGGCACTTTTTTTCCCTGATACTTTGTTTAATCCTTAATGTTTCCAAAGACTACCATGGCTGTAATGTATGCTTAATTAAAACCATTATTATAAACCTGTGTGTACCTGTTTCCACATTatcaagaaaaaacaaacagatcatGATCTGCAAGTGGGATCTAATCAAGAGGTGTGGAGTTAAAGATCATTGTCAGACATTTTAACACGTTACTTTTATTCTTACCCTATATTTGAAAGATCCATAAgctatttttttattcaaaagttGAATTGCTGGACACAAGATGTCATCTACTACTAAGCCATAGTTTATATACTGGGCCACGGTTGACTGGAAAGCAGTGTCAAATTCTGATTTAGGGTGGGCCCAGACAGAATGTAGAAACAGCCTTGTGGTGGCAAACACTGAACATGACAATTTTTTACTGAACACTGCAGTGCTTTTCAAACACATGTGGTCATTAAAGCGGATCCATGTTAGGCAGTATTTTCAGATACCGTTGCTTCCAGGCCTGAATCCAAAGTTCCCATCTGGAGCTCAGCAGTGATCTGTGGCCCTGCTGACCTTGAAGAGgagactggaaacacacactcacggatattaacaaacatgcacaaaccTAGTGTGAATGTGCCTGAAGTTAAAATGTGTAGCACAGTGGTATATTGTATTAGCAGAGTAATGTAAGCAATGTTTTAAGGCTTGAGTTACCAGTGGTCATCTGACTGGATTCATATTGTCTTCATATTAATTGGGCTTTGGCGACCCCCAgtgtttaaaatatgaatgtcCATATTTTCTAACCTTTCATAATCCACATCAAAAGGTGGCAACTACGCCCCAAAACAAGTTTAAGGCCATGGCAATATAGTGGATATGCCAATTCCCTTATTCgctaataaatgtttatattccCATCTGTTTCCCCAGCTTAATTAAGTAGTGGTAAAAATGTAACTGTACATTTACAGCACTGTgcaaaagttatgttttttttaaaataaatgatgaaacagCAGTTTTCTGTGAAAAACAACTTCTAAAAAATGCAATGTTGATAGGTTACTCTATCAACAGGTGCCAGGGTGGGAGTGTCTTTGTGACTTTATCTTTTCAGTTCTATTATAATTAGTTTAAAAACCACATAACATCTTATAGTGAATTGATGGTGGACTCCTGTACACTTTGTCTTCCATATAATTGTAAGTATTGtgcatgataataataaaaatattccATTTGATCTCCATCGAGGCAGAAACATtaatagaatcacttcctctttagcatttgtcttcatattaaaaacacaacactcattttgttgctgcagtcAAGCTTAATTACAAAGATTTCAGtctgaaaagttgtgaacttgggcCGAAGCTTTGTGTCGGTATTAGCcaagtaaatcatttaaacttaaatataaTTCCCACACGTGTACAGCAATAAAAATTCCgtttaatttgatgaaaaacattgactataaaatcgtcattgcagataaaccaggtaggatgaataCAAAGTTTGCTAACTTCACTTAGCATACACTcacatagactgtttataaaaaatctCTGTTACAGTATATTGGAGGCCTGTGATCGTTTAGTTATATTAAGTGTTCACTAGGAATAATTCTGGAGTAGCTCCGGAGCAGGCCAAGAAAAACAGTCAATTCCAccaaaaaacatctttacacCTCTGACATTTCAAACTTAAGTTGACCTTTGAACCAGGCCCGGATCTAGGAGTGAATCTGTCAATCACGTTTATTTCATTCACCCTGACAGAATTTCCTGATTTCTGAATTTCCGGTTGGACATAGGGCTgggtttaaaaaataataatgaaataataattatagttattattactgttattattagaCCACAGCTTGGTTGTGAAGCGTTCTTTAAAACTTGGGAATCACTAAGTCCACTTTGTGAAAAGGTGTCCATCCCAAAGGTGTAAttaccccccccaccccactcttCAACCCCACAAAAGGTGTTTTACCTTTCACGGTAAAACGAAAACTAAAGGAAAACCAAGAGGAGCGCCAATGAGAGAGGAACCTTTGGTCCGTGACGTCACGACACCGCGCGTGTTCATGACAACCAGCACACCCCCCTCCGCTGCAGAGTCCACCCGCTCTGCCTTTACGACGTGTTCGAACCATTGACTGTGTATGAAGAGGGTTAACCCCGCGTTTCTGTGCATAAACaggggacgtgtgtgtgtgtgtgtgtgtgtgtgtgtgtgaaatgagacCGACGGGGAGTccggtcctgctgctgtggctgctcctctgctccggGGCCGGGACCAAGGCCATAGAGCCCGTCAGCACCACTATCGCGGTCGGCGTGGCTGCGACCCTGACGGCGTTCATCGCCAACTACAGGAACATCTTCAACTACTTCTACGAGTGCTGCCACCCCGAGTGGATTGTGTTCAACCGGACAGGTAACAGGACATCCGGCTGACACAGTAACAGCCGCCACATTGGAAACATTTCTACTGGACTCACCCCTTCAACTGCTTTAAGCTAGCGTTAGCCAAGCGGGCTTGTATGCTACATTGTCAGTTAGCTTCCCAAGTGCTGCAATGGTGTGACGTATATCACAAAACTGGCTGTTGTCTTctgaattgttttattttgcatcatttTCAAACGTTTCCGGGTTTGCGATTCGTTGAACGCCGCCCCCTGTTTTCGTCACTTGTTGATGACGTATGAGGAAGTTCGGCGTTGTGAAGGCGCTCGTTACTCCGGCGCGGGTTCACCGTGGGTTTAATGCTGGTTTTTAAACGCATAAAACAACCGATGTGCGGGATTTAGATGTCGAGACGATGAAAGTTGCACGTATGTGTTTGTTGCTGCACGTTTTGTCGACAACCTGCCCGCTGGTCAACGCGTTCGATCCGATCACAGGAGCAGTGGTCTTCGGTGTCGGTACGTTCCTGAGCCGGAAGATCTACAATTTTTACCATGAAAGTTGCGACCCGAGTTGGATAGCCTTCAATGCAACAGGTAAACGCGTTCACCTGCGAGTCACGTGACATGGGGGGGGACAACTGTGTAAATCAATGTACAGTGTAAATGACCCGAAACCAAACTGGGAAAGAAAGACTTTTTAATCTCAGCTTTTAACTCTGGCAGGTTTACATCGATATACAAAGAACAGTGTGAGAGGAAGTCGTTGACAGCACACACTGCCCTGCACGGTTTATGGGTTCAAAGGACAAATacacatgaaaccaaacacaatATTTTGAGTAAAATCGAATGCAGTTGACTGAAGTCAGGCTCCTCCCGCTCTCTGCCTTTAGTCAGGTCTTCAGCTGGTGGTTTGGCAAAGTTCGCTGTCCTGCTGAATCATAAAATGCAGTGACGGACcaatacacagcagcagcagcagcctgcctGAGGATCTGAGAGCAGAGCAaagtttatatatgttttaatgtaaatttaGAACCTACCTTGAATGCCTGGCTTTTCGATGAGACTACTTTAACGCTATTATGTAAATTATAGTTTTATGCAACACTCTGCACACACTTTTTTGCCTTGAACGAGCAGCTTCAAAATTAGTTTGATGATACACTGGTTTGGAGTGGGGAGAATGATGCAACATGATGCATTCATTCACGTGCCTTATTCTGCCTGTTCTTGctttatgtaactttggtgagcggGCATGTGTGTAACTGACTGAGAGTCGCCAACTCAATTGTCAGAATCAGCTCCAGAAACTTTAAGAATAATGCTGAattgtagatcagttaaaagaCTTGGAAGTCTTTAAAACCCAGCTTTTATGTCCGATATTCAGTCAGgatatttttgaaatgtgaGGAATTCTAAATAGAGGCTGGCATATTTGATACAGCATCCCatgctgtagtgtgtgtgtgtgtgtgtgtgtgtgtgtgtgtgtgtgtgtgtgtgtgtgtgtgtgtgtgtgtgtgtgtgtgtgtgtgtgtgtgtgtgtgtgtgtgtgtgttgtatatatgtgtgtgtgttgtatatatgtatgtatatatatgtatgtatatatatataatatgtatgtatatatgtatttttattttcaaatgggtaaaatcttatttcattgtaaagCTGCACGGATTGATCCACTCAGCCCCTCCTGCTTTCTCCATCTCTCGCTCGTGCTGACACACCAACATTGACAACAGACGCATCTATAAAATCAGAATGgctaaaaacaaatataatttgctCTTCTCACCCAGAAATGAAGTACTTGTGTATTTGCACATCGAGCAGTGAGATctggagacacattttaataccaggtgttAACAGATGAACTTAGCAcggtccacttgtgattggatctctcagaATGGATGTTATCACCTGGTGTGAACAGGGCCTTCGATACACTGTTGCAGCACAAATGAAGTTTGAGTTCTTATATATGAGTGTTTCCATTGTTGAAGCTGTCTCCTAATAACTAAATGGATTATGTCTAAATATTCTGAGAAAGATGTTTCAGTCAGGTGTTTGCAGACACTCATCCTGTTGATCTTCTGCTGTGTACCTTCTAGGTCTCGAGGCGGACCTGAGCAGTAAACTGTTTGGACAGCACATCGCGTCACGCATCATCTTGAAAGCCGTGAAAGGATTCATGAACAATGACAACCCGAAGAAGCCCCTGGTGCTTTCTCTGCACGGGTGGACCGGCACAGGGAAGAACTTTATCAGCAAGCTGATTGCTAATAACATTTACAAGGAGGGAACCAAGAGCagcttttttcatttatttgcatCCACGTATCACTTCCcacattcaaatcaatatctTAACTATAAGGTATGTATGAGTCCAAATAAGCTGACACCTTTCACTATCAGTTGAAACACAGTGGCATTGCTCTTTTTCAGCCTTTCTGTGTTAACTGAAACTTGCTGCTGTTTCTCCTCAGGCTCAGTTACAGCAGTGGATCAAAGGGAATGTCACCAACTGTGAACGCTCCATGTTCGTCTTTGATGAGATGGACAAGATGCATCCTGGTTTGATTGACGGCATTAAGCCATTCCTGGACTACTATGACAAGCTGGATGGAGTTTCATATCGGAAAGCaatcttcatcttcctcaggTGAGAGGCGAAAATTCTGACCATGTCAGAAATCAatagattttacattttcatccaaactagtgcagtgcccgttccaaacctgc
Coding sequences within:
- the tor1 gene encoding torsin family 1 isoform X1 translates to MRPTGSPVLLLWLLLCSGAGTKAIEPVSTTIAVGVAATLTAFIANYRNIFNYFYECCHPEWIVFNRTGLEADLSSKLFGQHIASRIILKAVKGFMNNDNPKKPLVLSLHGWTGTGKNFISKLIANNIYKEGTKSSFFHLFASTYHFPHSNQYLNYKAQLQQWIKGNVTNCERSMFVFDEMDKMHPGLIDGIKPFLDYYDKLDGVSYRKAIFIFLSNAGSDEIDQTALDFWKAGKDREDIQLKDLESLLSLSVFNNHQSGFYRTSLIDKNLVDFFVPLLPLEYRHVVQCTMAEIIARGMEPNVHLAEMVAKDLIYFPKSERVFAATGCKTIESKLDYYL
- the si:ch1073-398f15.1 gene encoding cardiomyopathy-associated protein 5, which encodes MDSVTEDFARSDVDGEMTALTPEDITEENLDASDEVENLRNSLREVVHDDNVQPKMQCLMMDSSFSMVTMQGEDSGIAWETTPSRCSTPWASEAGASTLDLSSPVAVRHAQPGSVPAGKIIFIMDEELISRQKKTKERASGQRRQREVLAESSENISGRPELVGVSKPNVKTKGEGAEEESTEPQEDKEQWLFSLVSEGSEILNIVVPPKHDTVDEEESKEMVDNLSYLEESPVPKAIKETNDNEIMFLTDTPTVSLEQTQHSFPIGPHVMDPPGAPVASPPGRGASGHVDYFEAFNLIDAQAPGSPAVVAERQVDPEVEGTANSQDSVKLVQSKNTTTAKPVNLDRSDTVSLGEINIELLDEVFYGGTDEYLNKSLEREVRGGDAKGTPLRLPSKPSGSTLFGSQEDILTPIFLPEGPPKIIDPILLEEPKAMAFLYTDLYEEAIGSRQKEEDTESVTSEKSFHSRHSDREARGYLEKYALIDETPAVEVDATDKEKGPEEGPRTLCQDLYDFDFPSEPEKGEVPNSEEEITDFFRSSANSSPCDMERLSRSVEEDDTQSAPKTKAKTNKHVTITVGKVTEIPVDPLSISSFEFPAEEPDWGTTDDHPTTLDEKDISGNSDQQLWKQDLEVHKPVAPPRKKATTSPKASLDLTPLTPVDAIIQEKEEAGGKEQREEEKETASPEETADEGDGDGEETMLSSFEVSMSEYALGSEETESVRESNEITDTKPAAAEEEDTKIVEEEQTESEEINIKSPDSAITEVNPEKQGDSSAALSTEPAKDKGHCIIL
- the tor1 gene encoding torsin family 1 isoform X2, with the protein product MKVARMCLLLHVLSTTCPLVNAFDPITGAVVFGVGTFLSRKIYNFYHESCDPSWIAFNATGLEADLSSKLFGQHIASRIILKAVKGFMNNDNPKKPLVLSLHGWTGTGKNFISKLIANNIYKEGTKSSFFHLFASTYHFPHSNQYLNYKAQLQQWIKGNVTNCERSMFVFDEMDKMHPGLIDGIKPFLDYYDKLDGVSYRKAIFIFLSNAGSDEIDQTALDFWKAGKDREDIQLKDLESLLSLSVFNNHQSGFYRTSLIDKNLVDFFVPLLPLEYRHVVQCTMAEIIARGMEPNVHLAEMVAKDLIYFPKSERVFAATGCKTIESKLDYYL